TTTGATTTCGAAAATATCTATGGAGTGGAATTTTCCCCGAACGGACGGGTGTTGTACCTGACAAAGATAGATGCGGGTTATTTGTTTCAATACGATCTTTCTGCAGGTGACTCACCAGGAATATCAGCAACGGGGCAGTATTATTCAATGGGGCCCTGGTGTGAAGCGGATCAAGTGGGCTGGTCTTGTCCGGGTTCTACCGGCGCTTTGCAACTTGGACCTGACGGTAAAATTTATGGTGCAATGAACCCTTTTAATGGCCTGAATGTAATTGCTGACCCGGATGTTTTCGGAATCGGTTGCAAGTATGAAAAATCACCAAAACTCACCAATTCATGCAATTATGGACTTCCTTCCTTTATGGCAAGTTATTTCCGTCATGACGTTATCCGGGAAAAAAAGGAAGAATGCCTGAAAATGAGTTTTACAAGTACTTATTCACAAACAGCAACGGCTATTTCCTGGGATTTCGGAGATCCGAATTCCGTTTCGAATACTTCAAACGATCCGGATCCGGAACATATCTATTCTGACTCGGGAACTTATACCGTTTCGTTAACGCTTACAAATGCATCAGGTTGTACAGATGTTGTTCGTAAAGTCATTCATGTAGCTGTTTGCGATCCTGTGATTCCGAATATTTTCACCCCTGATGGTGATGGGATCAACGATCTGTTTACAATCGGGGATATCAGCTTTTTTCCTAAAAATGAACTTGTGATTGTAAATCGTTGGGGTAATGAAGTTTTTTCTGCAAAAAACTATTCCAATGAAACAGCTTTTGACGGTGGGGATTGCGTCGACGGCGTTTATTTCTATAAGCTGATTTTGCCCAATGGAAGGTTATTCAGCGGTTTTGTGACTATTGTAAGGTGATCTGAAAAAAGCGAATTACGGGAGTAATTCGCTTTTTCAATAATCAGTTCTCTGTATTTGCCCATTCATTTACGAAGCA
The window above is part of the Fluviicola sp. genome. Proteins encoded here:
- a CDS encoding gliding motility-associated C-terminal domain-containing protein, whose product is MKLNQIHTISLFLFLLLPGTFFAQREACNWQFGNHAGMRFNDGSKPASITSAVSTLEGTSCISDENGNLLFYTDGVTVWNRNNQPMPNGFGLMGLASSTHSALIIRKPGSHNLYYIFTADGNANALNHHMENGYRYSIVDMNLDNGLGDLTDAKNVLLYAPSTEKLAAVKQADGVNVWLMTHEWNSSKFVAYSLTCDGLDPNPVISDVGESHAYSTGGYYNAIGQMKFSTDGNRLALALLGNLRVQVFDFNPSTGIVSNPINILAYWPDGYLQPNGGAFDFENIYGVEFSPNGRVLYLTKIDAGYLFQYDLSAGDSPGISATGQYYSMGPWCEADQVGWSCPGSTGALQLGPDGKIYGAMNPFNGLNVIADPDVFGIGCKYEKSPKLTNSCNYGLPSFMASYFRHDVIREKKEECLKMSFTSTYSQTATAISWDFGDPNSVSNTSNDPDPEHIYSDSGTYTVSLTLTNASGCTDVVRKVIHVAVCDPVIPNIFTPDGDGINDLFTIGDISFFPKNELVIVNRWGNEVFSAKNYSNETAFDGGDCVDGVYFYKLILPNGRLFSGFVTIVR